TCCTGTATGACATTTTATATCACTAGGTGTCACTACTTCAATATTTAAAGACTCTTCTTTAAACTCTTCAACAATTTCACCAATTCCTGTCACATTTGCACTATCATATTCATAAATAAAAAAAGGAACATCTGCACCAATTTTCGCGCCTATTTTAGCTAATTTATCTTTTTTAAAATATAAATTAAAATGTTTATTTGCTAAGATTAAGAAAGAAGCTGCATTTGAACTTCCTCCACCTAATCCTGCAAACTCAGGAATGTTTTTTTTAACTTCAATATTATATACTCTAAAAAAAGCATCAATTTTAGGACAATATTTTCTTAATTCTAGAAAAGCTTTATATATTGAGTTATCTTCTACTTTACATCCAAAATCACCAATCAAATTAAACTCATTTGTATCATTATTTGGAGTAAAAGATATTTCATCATATAAATTTTTAACTCTTACAAAACGAGATACTAATTCATGATAGTTATCTCTTTTTCCAGCTATTTTCAAAAAAATATTTACTTTTGCATAAGATTTCATACTTACTTGCATCTATATTGTTACCTTATTTAAAATATATGAAACTTCATTATTTGAAATTTGGATTATACTAAAGAAATCTTCAAAAATAATTATATATTTTCCATCATCTTTGTTTTCAAAATTTTCAATCGGCATTTTTTTACCATCATTAAATAATGATTTGTCACCTAAATATCTATTTTCTTTCAAATCTAAATACTCTAATGGATTTAAATCTTTTTCATCTTCAAAAAAGAATTTACCTTCATTTATTCTTTCAAGATATGATAATGTCCCAACAACTTCTAAATTTTTTGCTAAAATTTGAGCAAGACTTCTTATATATGAACCTTCACTAACTGTTGCCTCAAAAGTAATAAAAGGGTGATTATATGAAAGTAATTTTATATTACTTATACTCATAATTTGTTTTTTCATCTCTACTTCAATACCTGCTCTTGCAAGTTCATATGCTCTTTTACCATTGATTTTTTTAGCACTATATTTTGGAGGTAAATACTCAATATCACCTTTTAAATTTGCTATTTGCTCTTTTATTTCTTCTATATTTAAAGTTTTTTCTTCTTTTATACTAATAATATTTTCAATATCTTCAGAATAAGAAGTAGCTCCAAGCCACAATACAGCTCTATAAGTTTTAGGTGTTTTTTTCAAATATTTGAATAACTTAGTATATTGACCAAAAGCTACAATCAAACATCCACAAGCAAAAGGATCTAAAGTTCCACTAAATCCTGCTTTTTTATTTTTATATTTTCTTTTTATTCTATTTAAATATAAGTTTGAACTAATATACATTGGCTTTTTTACTACCAATAATTTATTTAGAGGCTCTTTATTATAAAGTCTTTTCTGCATTAATTTTATTTTCCACTTATTAAATTTTTATTTTTTAATTACATCTTTTCAATAAATGATGATAAGATATCTCTTCTTTGACCACTAAAATTAATTGTAAGTTTATAATCTTTACCTGCTTTTACTGCTTTTTGAACTCTACCCATTCCAAAAATTTTATGTTTTACTAAATCACCTTTTTTATAAGTAGAATTTTTTTCAATTGTTAAAGAGCCTTTGATAAGACCACATTCACTCAAAAATCTACTTTTACTTAAGGTTGCTCTTTTACCTTTATAAAATCTAGAATGTACAAAAGACATAGTTAAATTATCCATTGCTCTTGTAATTGCAACATAACCTAATCTTCTCTCTTCTTCTATATCACTTCCATCACCAATAATTGGGAAAAATCCTTCTTCTAATCCAATTATAAATAGATGTTTATACTCTAATCCTTTTGAAGCATGAATACTCATCATAGAAACCATATCTTCAGTAAATTCACTATGCTCAGATTCTAAAGCAATTTCGTTTAAAAAATCTTCTAATCCTAAGTGTGGGTGCTGAATAAAATAATCTCTAATATATCCATAAAACTCATCAACATTGGCTTGTCTATCAAAACCATCAGGTGCATTATCATATGAGCTTCTATAATCAAATGTATCTTCAAATGAGTCTAAAAATCTCATTTTTGATTCGTCTAATGTCTCTTTTAAATCCATAACAGAAGCCATAAACACTTTTAATGTTCTTGAATTCTTTTTTCCAACTACTTGAGATAACTCTTCTGGCTCTAACTCTTCTAATAACTGAAAAATTGGTTTTTTTGTTTCAATTGATTTTGTATCAAGCTTTTCAATTGTAGTTTTACCAATTCCTCTTTTTGGTTTATTTATTATTCTTTTTAATGAGAAGTTATCATTATTATTTGTAAGAATTCTAAAATAAGCAATTAAATCTTTGATTTCTGCTCTTTCGTAGAACTTCATACCACCAACTAGTTTATATCCTAGTCCTGCTTTATTAAATCCTTCTTCTAAAGATCTTGAAAGAGCATTTACTCTAAATAAGATTGCAATATCACTAGCTTTTTCACCACTTGCTAAAAGTTTTTTTATATCTTCTACAATTTTTCTTGTCTCTTCATTTTCATCTGATGATTCATAAACCCTTACACTATTTCCATCAGTTCTTGTACCAACAAGAGTTTTACCTAATCTATCTCTGTTATGTTCAATTAGTTGATTTGCATGATTTAAAATAGTTGTTGTTGATCTGTAATTCTCTTCAAGTTTTACAACTTTTGTATTTTCAAAATGTTCTGTAAAATTCAATATATTTTTTATAGTTGCTCCACGCCAACCATAAATTGATTGGTCATCATCACCAACCACACATAAGTTATTATGCGTACAACAAAGTTTTCTTAATAGTTTATATTGTAATTCATTTGTATCTTGATACTCATCAACCATAATGTATTGATATTTTTCACTTAACTCTTCTGCTAATTTTTCATTTTTGCATAAGATTTTATAAGGTAATAAAAGTAAATCATCAAAATCAACTAAGTTGTTTTTTTCTAAATAATTCTCATACTTTTCATATACATCTGCTATTTGCTGATATAATTTTAACTGTGCAGCTGCTTTTGCTTCAGTTGGACTTAATATTGAGTTTTTATATTTAGAGATTTCACTTGTTAGTAAAGGTAAAGGCAAATCTTTGTCAATTGATTTTAAAATTCTTTTTTTGTCATCTGTATCAATAATAATAAAATTATTTTTTCTGTCTAATTCACTCATATAAAACTTAAGTAATAACAATCCAAACTTATGGAATGTACAAAGTAAAGGAGGAGTATTTACCATCGAAGGGTCAATCAAAGAGTAAGCTCTATCTCTCATCTCTGTTGCTGCTTTATTTGTAAAGGTAAGAGTTAAAATAGAAGCAGGGTCTATACCAATAGATATTAAGTAAGCTAATCTCGTGGTAATAGTTTTTGTTTTACCTGAGCCTGCACCAGCTAAAATAAGTAGCGAACCATCGATATGTTGGGCTGCGTTCTTCTGTGAATCATTTAATGATGATAAAAAATTATTTGACATTTGCTCTCCAATTATATTAGATTATAACATAATTTAGTTAAATTAACTTTTTACTTAATTTATTTATTTATAAACAAATGTTATTATTATCATAAAGAATAATTAAAGGTACAAAATAATGCTAACTGATTTTGCAAAAATCGAAACATTTTTAACTGTTGTTAGAGAGAAATCATTTTCAAAAGCTTCATCAAAATTAGGGATTTCTCAACCAGCAGTTACACAACAAATGAAATATATAGAAGATTATTTAGATGTACAAATTGTTGATAGAAAAAAGAATGGAATTAGACTTACAAAAGAGGGTCAAATGCTTTATTCTATCGCACAAAAAATTGAAAGATGTGTTAATAATGCAGAAAAAGAGTTATTAAAAATTATGAACAAAGATGTTACTTTTGTTTTTGGTGCATCTTTTATCATTGGTAATTATATTTTACCAAGATTTTTAAATAATTTAAAAGAGAATATAAATAATGATGTGTCAATTAATGTTTCTGTTTCACATAAAGCAATTGAAGATTTATTAGATAAAAAAATAGATATAGCGTTAGTAGAAAATTATATACCAGATGACAATATTATTTATAGAGAGTGGATGGAAGATGAGATTGTGATATTCTCTAATCAAGCTCTACCTCCAAAAGCAAAAGCAAAAGATTTATTATCATATAGATGGGTTTGTAGAAATCCAGATTCTCATACAAGATTAATCTTTAAAGATTCACTTGAAAAAGCAAATTATCCAGATTGTGATACATTTAATGTAACAAGTGAAGTAACAAGTGCTACAACTATTGTACAAACTGTTTTACACTCAAATAAAGATGATGTACCAACAGTATCAATAGTATCAAGAAATGCAATAGAATCATTACTTAAAGCAGGTGTTTTATATGAATCAAGAATTGGAACACAAAAGATGGTTAGAAAGTTATATATTGCATATAGAAAAGATAGAAAGCATGACGCATTTATAGAAAATGTAGTTGATTATCTTTTAAAAATAAGCTAAGAAATCTCTTAGCTTAATATAAAAATCCCTCTTTTAACAAAGCTTCTCTTATTTTATATATTTGTTGATGTTTATTTTTACACCATTGTGGTGATAAAAGTGTGCTGTCATCAATTCCAGCTGTTACTCTTTGAATAGATATATTATCAGGAAGTTTTTTTACTGATTTTACAACTGTATCTATATATAAATCTTCACTTATTGGAGTAAATTTTCCATTTCTATATTTTGCAGTTAATAGTGTATTTTTTACAACATACAAAGGGTGAAATTTAATAGAATCAACATTAAGTTTTATAGTTTCATCAAGTGTATCAAGCATCATATTTTGTGTTTCACCAGGTAAACCATAAATTAAATGCCCACAAACATTTAATCCCTTTTGTTTTGTTCTATTTATCCAGTACTTCATATTTTCACTTGAATCACCTCTATTAATTTCATCAAGTGTTTCATCATAAAAAGATTGAATACCATACTCAACCCAAATCTCTTTATCTTTTGATAAACCAACTAAATAATCTAATATCTCATCTGTAACACAATCAGTTCTTGTTCCTATTGATAAACCTATTACATTATCATAGCTTAGTGCTTTTGAATATAGTGCTTTTAGTGTCTCTATTGGTGCATAAGTATTTGTAAAAGATTGAAAATAAACCAGAAATTTATTAGCACCAAATTTATTTTGTAATCTCTTTTTCGTTGCAGTAAACTGCATATCAAGTTGTTTTAGTTGATTATCTAAAAAAGGATTCTCTTTTACTTTTGGATTTAATTTAAATTTTGGTTTTTTCTCTTGTAAATTAGGAGAGAAAGAGTCGTTCTCACAAAAAGAACACCCTCCCCTTGCTACTGTACCATCTATATTTGGGCAAGTAAAGCCAGAAATTGAAATAGGAACTTTATATACTGTTTCACCAAATTTACTTCTAAAATATCTTCCTATTGTTAATACTTCTTTTAAATCACTCATTATTTTTTTACGAAATAGTCTCCATCAAAACTTTCAAGTGCATAATTTCTATCAGGTCCTATTGAATTTTTTAAATCTTCAATTGATAAGTACTCTAATGAATCTGCTTGAATATATTCACAAATCTCTTCTTTTGTCATTCTATGAGAGATTAATTCTTCTTGTGTTGGTGTATCAATACCATAATAACAAGGGAATTTTATCTCTGGACTTGCAACTCTAAAATGTACCTCTTTAGCTCCAGCATCTTTTAACATTTTTACAATTCTTTTTGAAGTAGTTCCCCTTACAATTGAATCATCAATTACAAGTAAAGATTTACCTTCAATTAAAGATTTCATTGGAGATAATTTCATCTTAACTTTGATATTTCTCATCTCTTGTGTTGGCTCAATAAATGTTCTTCCAACATAATGATTTCGAATAATACCAAGTTCAAAAGGAATATGACTCTCTCTTGCATATCCAAGTGCAGCTGGAACTCCTGAATCTGGAACTGGAATTACAATATCAGCTTTGAAATCTTTTCCTGCATCATTTTTTGCTAAAGTTCTACCCATATTTTGTCTTGTTTGATAAACATTTTTACCATCAATCATAGAATCAGGTCTTGCAAAATATACATATTCAAATGCACAAGGTCTAAATTCTGGTTCAAATAGTTGAATAGATTCGATTTCATCACTTTTTTCACTAAAAATTATCATCTCACCTGGATTTACATCTCTAATGAATTCTGCATCAACTAAATCAAATGCACAAGTTTCACTTGCAACA
This DNA window, taken from Arcobacter sp. CECT 8986, encodes the following:
- a CDS encoding ATP-dependent helicase, which encodes MSNNFLSSLNDSQKNAAQHIDGSLLILAGAGSGKTKTITTRLAYLISIGIDPASILTLTFTNKAATEMRDRAYSLIDPSMVNTPPLLCTFHKFGLLLLKFYMSELDRKNNFIIIDTDDKKRILKSIDKDLPLPLLTSEISKYKNSILSPTEAKAAAQLKLYQQIADVYEKYENYLEKNNLVDFDDLLLLPYKILCKNEKLAEELSEKYQYIMVDEYQDTNELQYKLLRKLCCTHNNLCVVGDDDQSIYGWRGATIKNILNFTEHFENTKVVKLEENYRSTTTILNHANQLIEHNRDRLGKTLVGTRTDGNSVRVYESSDENEETRKIVEDIKKLLASGEKASDIAILFRVNALSRSLEEGFNKAGLGYKLVGGMKFYERAEIKDLIAYFRILTNNNDNFSLKRIINKPKRGIGKTTIEKLDTKSIETKKPIFQLLEELEPEELSQVVGKKNSRTLKVFMASVMDLKETLDESKMRFLDSFEDTFDYRSSYDNAPDGFDRQANVDEFYGYIRDYFIQHPHLGLEDFLNEIALESEHSEFTEDMVSMMSIHASKGLEYKHLFIIGLEEGFFPIIGDGSDIEEERRLGYVAITRAMDNLTMSFVHSRFYKGKRATLSKSRFLSECGLIKGSLTIEKNSTYKKGDLVKHKIFGMGRVQKAVKAGKDYKLTINFSGQRRDILSSFIEKM
- the purF gene encoding amidophosphoribosyltransferase, whose protein sequence is MCAIVGIYGNENAARLASLALFSMQHRGQEATGISSSCNGKIYTKKDRGLVSEVFTDEALSYLKGNMAIGHNRYSTAGGDSILDAQPVFAKYKLGEISIVHNGNLINKSEVRKELIDNGAIFQTGMDTENLIHLIAKNTKDRLRDRIKEALNKTIGAYCFIVQSRSKQFVIRDRYGIRPLSIGKIKSGGYIVASETCAFDLVDAEFIRDVNPGEMIIFSEKSDEIESIQLFEPEFRPCAFEYVYFARPDSMIDGKNVYQTRQNMGRTLAKNDAGKDFKADIVIPVPDSGVPAALGYARESHIPFELGIIRNHYVGRTFIEPTQEMRNIKVKMKLSPMKSLIEGKSLLVIDDSIVRGTTSKRIVKMLKDAGAKEVHFRVASPEIKFPCYYGIDTPTQEELISHRMTKEEICEYIQADSLEYLSIEDLKNSIGPDRNYALESFDGDYFVKK
- the truB gene encoding tRNA pseudouridine(55) synthase TruB → MQKRLYNKEPLNKLLVVKKPMYISSNLYLNRIKRKYKNKKAGFSGTLDPFACGCLIVAFGQYTKLFKYLKKTPKTYRAVLWLGATSYSEDIENIISIKEEKTLNIEEIKEQIANLKGDIEYLPPKYSAKKINGKRAYELARAGIEVEMKKQIMSISNIKLLSYNHPFITFEATVSEGSYIRSLAQILAKNLEVVGTLSYLERINEGKFFFEDEKDLNPLEYLDLKENRYLGDKSLFNDGKKMPIENFENKDDGKYIIIFEDFFSIIQISNNEVSYILNKVTI
- a CDS encoding LysR family transcriptional regulator, producing MLTDFAKIETFLTVVREKSFSKASSKLGISQPAVTQQMKYIEDYLDVQIVDRKKNGIRLTKEGQMLYSIAQKIERCVNNAEKELLKIMNKDVTFVFGASFIIGNYILPRFLNNLKENINNDVSINVSVSHKAIEDLLDKKIDIALVENYIPDDNIIYREWMEDEIVIFSNQALPPKAKAKDLLSYRWVCRNPDSHTRLIFKDSLEKANYPDCDTFNVTSEVTSATTIVQTVLHSNKDDVPTVSIVSRNAIESLLKAGVLYESRIGTQKMVRKLYIAYRKDRKHDAFIENVVDYLLKIS
- a CDS encoding TIGR01212 family radical SAM protein (This family includes YhcC from E. coli K-12, an uncharacterized radical SAM protein.) is translated as MSDLKEVLTIGRYFRSKFGETVYKVPISISGFTCPNIDGTVARGGCSFCENDSFSPNLQEKKPKFKLNPKVKENPFLDNQLKQLDMQFTATKKRLQNKFGANKFLVYFQSFTNTYAPIETLKALYSKALSYDNVIGLSIGTRTDCVTDEILDYLVGLSKDKEIWVEYGIQSFYDETLDEINRGDSSENMKYWINRTKQKGLNVCGHLIYGLPGETQNMMLDTLDETIKLNVDSIKFHPLYVVKNTLLTAKYRNGKFTPISEDLYIDTVVKSVKKLPDNISIQRVTAGIDDSTLLSPQWCKNKHQQIYKIREALLKEGFLY
- a CDS encoding 4-(cytidine 5'-diphospho)-2-C-methyl-D-erythritol kinase, whose product is MQVSMKSYAKVNIFLKIAGKRDNYHELVSRFVRVKNLYDEISFTPNNDTNEFNLIGDFGCKVEDNSIYKAFLELRKYCPKIDAFFRVYNIEVKKNIPEFAGLGGGSSNAASFLILANKHFNLYFKKDKLAKIGAKIGADVPFFIYEYDSANVTGIGEIVEEFKEESLNIEVVTPSDIKCHTGKIFNCFRDEFYKEITEDESKELLSMKSKDILNKLSIEQANDLYMPAVTQYPALKEYAKKNWYFSGSGSSFFKVL